DNA from Streptomyces sp. NBC_01476:
CACCGCGGTAGGTGCAGGCCTGGAAGTACATGAACCGGCCGCGGGCCGTGTCGCCCGACACCTCGATCGCGGGATTGGTCACGAAGTGCGCCGAGAACGGCATGCGCTCGACGTTGCGGTCGAACTTGGTGACCAGTGCCGGGCGGCCGACGGCCGCCCATCCGGGGTTCCCGTGCGGTCCGACGCTCTGCCAGCGGCCGTCCTCGGTGAACAGCGCGGCGACCTTGGCGCCCTTGTCCTCGGGGGCGTCGGTGGCCGCCATGTAGCTGACCATGAGGGCGTTGATCTCCTCGCGGGACTCGAGCAGATCGAGGCGGGCGAGGACGGCGGACAGATCCGCAGGGGCGGCGGTGCCGGTCACGATGTCGGTCACGATGTCGGTCACAGGGTGTCCAGTGCTTTCCGGTAGCGCTCGACGAGCCAGGCGTTGAGCTGGGGGATGTTGGACTCCATCCAGGACAGGGGTCCGCGCGGGGCGTAACGCGAGCGCAGTCCCTGCTGGAGCGCCGCGGTCGTCACGGCGTCCTGGTGGATCGCGAGCGACTTGCGCTCCATGAACTTCTCGTAGGCGTCGAGGAAGCCCGGCTCCTCGACCGCCGACTTGGGGTAGAGGTTGACCCGCCGCAGGTCCATCGAGCCGGGACCGTTCGGATGGATCATCGCCAGCTGCACGAACGTCGGCTGCAGGATCGAGAAGAGCATGGGCGGGATCGAGGCGAACATGACGCGTTTGCGCTGCTCATCGGTCAGGCCCGGGATGATGGACGTGGTCCGTCTGCCGTCGGTGCTGGCGAGGCCGGCGTTCTCGTCGACCAGGTACGTCGGGTGCATGACCTGCCCGTCGCCGGGTTCGAAGGGGTAGAAGCGGGCGTTCTTGGCCGGGGCCGCCTCGTGCACCCCGCGGTGCACATAGCTGGTGTGGTACGGCTCCAGGGCGTTGTCGTGGTGGATTTTCCAGTTCCACTGCTGGTCCGCGAAGACGAAGGCCGGCATCGGCACCAGTTCCTCCAGCCCGAAGGTCGACAGCTCCTCGTCCATCCGGGCGAGCGTCGGGGCCAGGGGCGCCGCGTCGTCGTCGAAGTTGATGAACACCAGGCCGTGGAAGATCTCGTGGCGGATCTGCGGGAGGCGGATCGTCTCGCGCAGGCGCTTGACGGGCACCGTCTCGGTCATCGACGGAGCCGCCGCCAGCCGGCCGTCGAGGTCGAAGGTCCAGTTGTGGTACGGACACTTCATCACCTGTCCGGACAGGCAGGGCGAGGCGGCGGTGCGGCCCTCGCCGGCGAGTCCGCCGAAGAGCGGCTGGCCGCGGTGCCGGCACACCGCGGACATCACCCGGACCTGGCCGCTGAGGTCGCGCAGCACGACGATCGGCTCGTCGAGGACGGTCAGCGGCAACTGGTCGCCGGGCTCGGGGACTTCGTTGA
Protein-coding regions in this window:
- a CDS encoding nuclear transport factor 2 family protein; amino-acid sequence: MTDIVTDIVTGTAAPADLSAVLARLDLLESREEINALMVSYMAATDAPEDKGAKVAALFTEDGRWQSVGPHGNPGWAAVGRPALVTKFDRNVERMPFSAHFVTNPAIEVSGDTARGRFMYFQACTYRGDQPLWIAGSYDNDFARADGRWLIAHMRVRNFFTTPFDQGWVAVPHLQTP
- a CDS encoding aromatic ring-hydroxylating oxygenase subunit alpha → MSTSPPISDRALAAARAVMADVDHTTDPVATARLLPPAVYTSADFWEFEKEAIFHREWLCIGHVNEVPEPGDQLPLTVLDEPIVVLRDLSGQVRVMSAVCRHRGQPLFGGLAGEGRTAASPCLSGQVMKCPYHNWTFDLDGRLAAAPSMTETVPVKRLRETIRLPQIRHEIFHGLVFINFDDDAAPLAPTLARMDEELSTFGLEELVPMPAFVFADQQWNWKIHHDNALEPYHTSYVHRGVHEAAPAKNARFYPFEPGDGQVMHPTYLVDENAGLASTDGRRTTSIIPGLTDEQRKRVMFASIPPMLFSILQPTFVQLAMIHPNGPGSMDLRRVNLYPKSAVEEPGFLDAYEKFMERKSLAIHQDAVTTAALQQGLRSRYAPRGPLSWMESNIPQLNAWLVERYRKALDTL